In the genome of Planctomyces sp. SH-PL62, the window GCCGAGGTCGACGCCAACGTCGTCCGGCTCGGCTCCGGCGGCCTCGTCGAGGTCCAGGGGACCGGCGAGGGGGGCGTCTACTCGCGGCGTCAGCTGGACCAGCTCCTCGACCTGGCCGAAGCCGGCATCGACCGTCTCGGGCAGGTGCAGCGAGAGGCCCTCCAGGGGGGCTGACCGCCGGCCTTTCGATTTTCCTTCCCATTCGATCTGGGCGGTTCCCGGACGTTTTGCTAAAGTCCCGCGCGTGTTCCGCCGGTGGGGTTCGATCGAACCGATCCTCCCCGCCCCGCGCGGCGACCTTCGGAATTCTGTTCGGAACGCCGGACGCCGGCCCTTCTCGGGCCTCGACGCGTCCCGGCCGTCGATGATCCGACAAGGAAGGGGATCGTCCATGAAAAAGCCTCTTGCCATGATGGCACTCCTGGGAGCCCTGGCGGGCGGGCCCGCCTGGGGGCAGGCCCTCCCGAGCGGCGGCCCCGCCGACTCGGCCGAGGACGCGTCGCCGGCCGCCGGCTTCGAGCCGACGCCCGTCGACCAGCTCAAGGCCCCGACGATGGACCTGCCCGACGACCCCGTCGAGCCCTACCTCCTGACGAAGAACAACGGGCCGTTCATGGTCCTCGCCAAGACCTTCCAGGGGCCCGACTCCCAGAAGCTGGCCCTGGCGCTCGTCAAGGAGCTGCGCAACGAATACAACCTGCCGGCCTACATCCTCCGCAACAAGGATAGGCCGGGGGGGAGCAATATCCGAGGCGTCCCGCCCCAGGCCGATCCGCACGTCGTCCAGGCCAACACGAACGTCCCGGAGAAGGTCCGGACCTACGACCAGGCGGCCGTCCTGGTCGGCGACGAGAAGACCGAGAAAGCGGCATCCGCGCTGCTCCACAAGGTCAAGAAGATCGACCCCCGGTGCCTGCAGAACGTCTCGACGATCTTCCACTGGCGGAAGGGCCTGAGCAACGCCATCCGCACCACCAACCCCTACGTCGCGGCCCAGGACCTGTACCCGGCCAAGAAGGATCGCCTGATCGTCCAGATGAACTCCGGCGAGGAGAGCATCGCCTACTGCCCGGGCCGCTACACCCTCCAGGTCGCCGAGTTCGCCGGCCGGTCCACGCTCAACGAGAAGGATCCCACCTTCCAGGGCAACTGGAACCTCCTCAAGAGCCCCCTCCGCACCGCCGCCAGCGACGCCGAGAAGATGGCCAACACGCTCCGCAAGGACAAGGACGTGGCGCAGCTCGGCCAGCCCGTCTACGTCTACCACGACCGGACCTCCAGCAAGGTCTTCGTCGGCTCGTTCGAAGCCCCCGACGACCCCCGCGCCGGGGCCATGCGGGACGCCCTGGTCAAGCTCGCGGTGCCGCTCATGCAGCCGGGCAAGCGGGCGAAGACCCTGGACACGATGATCGCCCCGGCCTCGATGCTGACCGACCTGGAGCCGATCAAGCAGAACTTCCGGAAATGAGCCTGGGGGGGCGTCGTCGCCCCTTCTCGGCCATCTCGCCGTCCGAGACAATAAGTCGCCGCCCTTCCGCATCCGACGGGGGGGCGGCGACTTCGCGTTTTCCGACCCCTTCGCGGCCCCCGGCCCGGGCCGCCGCCCCCGGAACGAAGAGTGATCATGAGCGACTCGACGGCCTCCCGCCTCCCGATCCACCTCGTCCTCGGCTCCCGGAACGTCAAGAAATGCCGGGAGATGGCCGAGCTGATCGCTCCGCCGTGGGAGCGTCGGCCGTGGATGGAACTGATCCGCGTCGAGTCGATCGCGGCGCATCCCGACGCCCCCGAGGTGGTCGAGGACGCCGACACGTTCGCCGGCAACGCGCGCAAGAAGGCGTCGGAGACGGCCCTGGCTCTCGGCCTCTGGGTCCTCGCCGACGACTCGGGCCTGGCGGTCGACGCGCTCGACGGCGCGCCGGGCGTCTTCTCGGCCCGGTACGCGGGCGAGCCCTGCGACGACGACGCCAACTGCCGCAAGCTCCTGGAGGCGCTGGCCGACGTCCCCGACGACCGTCGCGGGGCGGCGTTCCGATGCGCCCTGGCCATCTCCGACCCCGAGGGCCGCATCCGGCTCGAATCCGAAGGGTCGGTCCGGGGTCGGATCCTCCGCGAGCTTCGCGGGCCGGGCGGGTTCGGGTACGACCCGATGTTCCTGATCCCGGAGTATCACAGGTCTTTCGGCGAGCTGTCCCCCCTGGTGAAGCACCAGCTGAGCCATCGCTCGCGGGCCTTCGCCCACCTCCGCGTCGGCCTGGAGAAGCTTACAAGGGAAGTCGCCGCCGGGAACTGATACGTAATGGCTTCGACGACTCGCCTTATCCGAGCGGCCTCGGATGGGCACGGGTTCGGGGACGGACCCGTGGCGCCCAAAGGTCGGTGATCGAGGCGATCTGGCATGATCGGTCCCCGGAATACGAAAACGCCCCCCGACGGTCTCCCGTCGGGGGGCGTTCGCCGATCAGGGAGCGCCGAAAGGCTGACCTGAATCGGAGGGCTGGCTTCTGGCGGGCGATTCGCCCGTCCGGCTCAACGGAAGAGGTGGAGTCCCTTCTTGGCGAAGAACGGGTGCTTGACGTCGCAGGCGTCGCAGGCCGGGAGCGTGGTCATCGGCAGGCTGGTGGCCTGGGGCGAGGCGAGCACGCTCTGGGCCGAGGGGACGATCTGGGCCGAGGGGAGGACCGCCGGCTCGCAGGCGACCTGCACGGGGACGCGGACGCAGACCTCGACCGGGACCTGCTTGCAGACGGTCCGGGGGACGCAGATGGTCTTGGTCTCGGCCACCTGGCGCTGGACGGTCACCGGGCAGTTGACGACCTTGGTGTCGACGACCTGCTTGCAGGTCGTGTAGGGGACCTGGCGGGTGCAGACGACCTGCTGCATCTCGCAGACGGTCACGGGCACCTGCTTGGTCCGCTGTTCGACGACGGTCTCGCAGATGGTCTGCGGGACCTGCTTGACGCGCTGCTCGACCACGGTCCGGCAGGTGGTCACGGGGACCTGGCAGGTGCGGGTCTCGGCGACCATCCGGCAGGTGGTCACGGGGACCTGCTTGCTGCGGGTCTCGGTGACGACGCGGCAGGTGGTGATCGGGACGCGCTTCACGCAGGTCTGCGGGACCATCCGGGTGATCGTGCACGGCACCTGCTTGGCGCGGGTCTCGCGGACCATGCGGGTGAAGGTGTACGGCACCTGCTTGGTCTGCCGCTCGGCGACGTACGTCGTGACCTGATAGGGGTCCTGACGGTACTCCGTCTTGGCGCACATCTTGGTCACGCTGACCGGCACGCAACGGGTCCGGGTCTGGGGGACCATCGAGCAGACCGTGTAGGGGACGGTCTTCGTGCAGGTCTCCTGGACCGTCTTGCAGACCGTCACCGGCACCTGCTTGACGACCTCCTGGGAGACGTACTCGCAGACCGTGTACGGGACCTGCTTGGTCTGGACTTCCTGGACGGTGCGGCAGACGGTCACGGGGACCTGCTTGACGACCTCTTCCGAGACCATCTGGCAGGTGGTGACCGGGACCTGCTCGGTCACCACGGTGGGGACCGTCTTGCAGACCGTCACCGGCACCTGCTTGCGGACCGTCTGGGTCTCATAGACCGTGCACTCGACGTTCTCGACGACCGTCTGGGGGCACATCACCGTCCGCTGGCACCAGGCGCCGGGCGTCTCGACGAGGCAGCCGTTGATGCAGACCGTCTTGCCGGGGACGTAGTACGACTGGACGACCGGCACGCAGACCGTCTTGGAGACCTGCTTGACCACCGTCCTGGGGACGGAGACCGTCTCGCAGACGTCCTTCATGACAGTCTCGGTGACGGTCTGGTTGACCGTCTTGCAGACCGTCTTCATGCTGGTGGTCTGGACCGGGCGGCAGACCGTGTAGCGGCACTCCTTCATGACCGTCTCGCGGACGGGACGGCTGACGGTGTAGGTGCAGGTCTTGTAGGCCGTCCGCTTGACGGGGACCTGGACCGTGTACCGGCACTCCTTCATGACCGTCTCGCGGACCGGGCGGGAGACCGTGTAGGCCACCTGCTTGTAGGCGGTCTGCTTGACGGGCACCATCTCGGTGTACTGCTGGGACTGCATGACCGTCGACTGCACCGGCACCTGGACGGTGTAGGGGACGGTGCGGTAGCAGGTCTTCTGGACCGGCCGCTGGACCGTGTAGCAGACGGTCTTGTAGGCGGTCTCCTGGACCGGGGTGCAGATCACCTCGTTGACGGTCTTGAAGATCGTCTCCTGGACCGGCCGGCAGACGGTGTACGTCACGTCCTTGAAGGACGTCTCGCGCACCTGGCGGCTGACGTTGTAGTAGGTGGTCTTGAGGGTCGTCTCCCGGACGGGACGCTGGACCGTGTAGGCCCGGGTCTCGTAGTGGGTCTCGCGGACCGGCCGGCTGACCGTGTACGCGACGTCCTTCCAGACTGTCCGGGTGACCGGCTTCTGGACGGTGTAATTCACCGTCTGGTTCACCGTGCGGTAGACCGGCCGGTTGACCGTGTACTGCTCATTCCGGACGTGGTTCTCGACGACGTTGCGGACCGTCTGGACCGTCCGCGGCTGCATCACCGTCTCGGTCACCGTCCGGACGCAAGGGATCTGCTGCGTCTCATAGACGGTCTCCTGCACGTTGCGCAGGACCGTCTGACGCTGCATCTGATATTCGACGTGCCCGCCGCATTCCTGGGGCACGGGGCAGTGCCGCAACGAGGCACCGCCCGCATAACTGGCCTGGGCCGGGTGAGTGGCGGCCCCGAGTCCCAATCCTAGGACCGTCAGGGCGAGCCACGGTAGTTTTCTCAACATCGGACGCTCCACGGTACACTCCCGACTGACTTCGGCGCTCATACGACCGTCGGATCCGAGGCTCCGCCTCAGAGACCCTGGGCCGCCAACCAACCTTATTGTTCGTCTCCCCCTGGCCCCCCCCTTCAGCAACTTTATCTAAATCTCCCAATAGCCCTCTCTGCCCAGGATGCACTTCCCTTACATTCGTTACCTCACCAACCCAGCCGGCCGCACTTCCGCGAGAATCAGCCCATCCCCCGGGACCCGCGACCTCCGATTCCCCGCTCCTGCGAACCCGCCGCGAGGGGACGGCGTCCGAACGGAGCCCTCGCCGACGCCTGGTCATCCCGGCCGGTCGTCGGTATTTTCGAGGGACGCGGGGCGGGGTCGTCCCGAGGTTCACCGCCGGTTTCGAGGTCCAGGCCCATGAGCGAAGCGTCGCCGATCGTCGTCCCCCAAGGCTTCCGCGCGTCGGCCGTCAAGGCGGGCGTCAAACCGTCCGGGGGGCTGGACCTGGCCTTGCTGGCGGCCGACGTCCCCTGTACGGCCGCCGGGACGTTCACGACCAATCGCGTCTGCGCGGCGCCGGTGCGCTGGTGTCGGGAACTCGTGCCGTCGGAGACGATCCGGGCGGTGGTGGTGAACGCCGGGAACGCCAACGCGGCCACCGGGGCGCAGGGCGAGGCGAACGTCAGGCGCACGGCGGAGGTCGCCGCCGGGCTCGTCGGCTGCGACGCCCGTCAGGTCCTGATCGCGTCCACGGGGGTCATCGGCCACCAGCTGCCGATGGAGAAGATCGAGGCCGGCCTTCGCGCGGCGGCCCCCGGGCTGTCGACCGATCCGGAGAGCTTCCGGACGGCCGCGCAGGCGATCCTCACCACGGACACGCGCACCAAGATCGTCTCGCGATCGGTCGGCGGGGCGTCCCTGTTCGGCATGGCGAAGGGAGCGGCGATGATCGGCCCCCGGATGGCGACGATGCTCGCCTTCCTGACGACCGACGCCCGGATCGCGCCGGCCGACCTCCAGGCGGTGCTGTCCGAAGCCGTCGAGGAGAGCTTCAACTGCCTCTCGGTCGAGGGCCACACCAGCACGAACGACACGGTGCTGCTGCTGGCCTCCGGGCTGGCCTCCTCCGACCCCCTGCGCGGGGAGGCCCTCAAGTCGTTCGCGGGCGAGCTTCACGACGCCTGCCAGACGCTGGCGCAGGAGATGGCGGCCGACGGCGAGGGCTCGACCCACTTCATCACGATCGACGTCGAGGGCTGCTCCGACCGCGAGGAGGCTCGGACCCTGGCCCGCGCGGTGGCCGACAGCCCGCTCGTGAAGACGGCCATCCACGGCGCCGACCCGAACTGGGGCCGGATCGTCTCGGCGGCGGGCTACGCCGGGGTCCCGTTCGAGGAGACCGAACTCTCGCTCTGGATCAACGGCGTTTCCGTCTACGAGCGAGGCACGCCGACGGCCTTCGACGCGGCCGCCCTTTCGGCGGACCTGCGCGCCAACCGCGCCGTCCACCTCCGCCTGCTTTTCGCGCGAGGCCCGGCTTCCATCCGCTTCTGGACCTGCGACCTGACCGCCGAGTACGTCCACCTCAACGCCGACTACACGACCTGAGCCGGCCGTCCCCATTCGGCCGCGTGGAGACGAAGGCGGGACGAGGGGCGGCGATCCCGGGCGCTTGAGGCGCCCGGGATCGCTCCACGGCTCATTTCACGACGGGCTTCGGCCCGGACTCGGCCTCGGCGGGGGGGGCGGCGGCCGGTTCCTTCGCGGCCTTGCGCTTCACGCGGGCCTGGCCGTAGGGCATGGTCGGCGGCTGGTCGGCGGGCTCGACGAGCTTGTGCTCCCGGTCGAGTTCGGGCTTCTCCAGCACGCTGACGATCCCCGAGGGCCAGACGATCGTGAGCTTGTCGATGGGCTCTGCGCCGACGCCGATGAGCAGGCGGGGGTCGTTGGCGGACTCCATGCTCACGCCCCCCTTGAGCTGGCGGTAGATGGTGCGCCGGGGGGTCTCGACGATGGCCAGCGAGCCGATGGCGTCGCGGTTGCTTTTGGTCCCTTGCAGGGCGAGGCGGACCCAGTGGTTCGTCGTCGGGGTGTCGTTGCGGAGGATCGCGGCGGGGCCGTCCTTCTCGTTGACGACGATGTCGACGTCGCCGTCGTCGTCCAGGTCGCCGAACGCCGCGCCCCGGCCGACGTGCTTCTTTTCGAAGTACGGGCCGACGTCGCGGGTGGAGAGGCGGAAGCGCTTCCCGGCCATGTTGCGGAAGAGGAGCGGGGGCTCCTCGTAGTCGATCGGCTGATTCAGCTCGCGGCGGTTGTTGTCGACGTGGCCGTTGCTGATGAAGAGGTCGGGCCAGCCGTCCTTGTCGAAGTCGGCCAGGGCGGTCCCCCACTTGACGAAGGGCATGGTGTCGGACGCCAGGCCGAAGAAGGCGGTGTTGTCGAAGAAGCCGCGGTTCCCGAAGTTCTGGTAGAGCGTGGCGTATTCCTGCGCGAAGTTGGTGACGAGCAGTTCGGGGAGGCCGTCGCCGTCGACGTCCTCGGCGTCCACGCCCATTCCCGACTGGGCGGAGCCGTTGTAGTCGAAGGCGGCGCCCGAGAGTTCGGTGGCGTCCTCGAAGGTGCCGTCGCCCCGGTTGAAGAAGAGGAAGTTGGGGGTCATGTCGTTGGCGACGTAGAGGTCGATGAGGCCGTCGTCGTTGAGGTCGGCGGCGACGACGCCGAAGCCGTGGCCGTCGGACCTGGGGTTGGGCGTCCGCTTCTTCTCGATCACGTCGACCATCTTCTTGGCGCCGGTCTCGGGGTCGACCTCCTCTTTCTGGCCGACGACCACGTCCGACTCGACCGTGATGGCCTGGTCGTAGACGTCGGTGAAGGTCAGGTCGCCGTTGTTGCGGTAGAGCATGTGCTTCACGCCGACGATGGTGCGGGGCGAGGCGTAGAGCCAGATCTTCTTCTCGGGATCGCCGACGCGCTGGTGGTCCTCGGGATAGTTCCAGCGGCCGTAATTGGCGACGTAGATGTCCAGGTCGCCGTCGTTGTCGAAGTCGAGCATCGCCCCGCCGGAAGACCACGAGGGTCGATCGACGCCGGCGGCCGCGCTCACGTCCTGGAACGTCCCGTCGCCCTTGTTGAGGTAGAGCTTGTTGGGGCCGTAGTTGCAGAGGAAGACGTCGGCGTCGCCGTCGTTGTCCACGTCGCCGACGATGATCCCGTGGCAGAAGCCCCGGTAGCCGAGGCCCGATCGCTCGGTCACGTCTTCGTACCGGCCCCCGCCCAGGTTCTTGTACAGGCGGTTCGGCCCCTTCTCGGCGGTCCCCAGCGGCAGCAAGGTCTGGGTGGCGAAGTAGAGGTCGAGCAGGCCGTCGCCGTCATGGTCGAAGACGGCGACGCCGGAGCCGTTGGCGGTGGGGAAGTGCTTCTCATCGTTCATCCCCGAGAAGTGGACGAAATCCACCCCCCATTCCTGGGCGACCTCGGTGAAGCGGAACGGGCTCGACTCGGTCTGCTTGGAGAGGGTCGCGGAGTCCGAGAGCAGGGTCACGCGGTCGCCGGCGATGGAAGAGACCGCGCGGGCCGGCTTCTTCGCCGCCGCCGAGGTCGACGACCTGGCGGCGGTCTTCCCGGCCGGACGTGTTGCACCGGGGCTTGCGGTCCCGGCGGGTTCGGAAACCTCGCCGTCGCCCTCCTTGCCGCAACCCGCCACGGCGAGGGCGAGAGCGGCCCACGCTGCAACCCCGAAGATCCAAACCACGCGGCCGCCGCGTGGTGACTGGCCTCGACGAATCGTGCATCCCATGACGGGCCCTCGCATCGCCCGCGGGACTCCGACGGGGATGACCTTCGCTGGAGAATGGATGGAGTAGGACGATCGGCCGACGGACCGGGCCGGGGACCTCGCCCCTCGCAAGGCGAGGAGTCCGGGAGGAGGCGGCCGCCGCCTTACCGATCGTACCACGCCCCCTTGCTCCTTGGCGATCCGGTCCCCCGGGCGGTCCGAAGTGGGCCGCCTCGGATGAACCGATGCCGGCTGGTACGGGATTCGCAACACTGCAGGCGACAAGTTCCGGCAAGGCCCGCGCATCCCCCCCATACGACCAGCGAAACCTTGGCGCGGCTTACGCAGTCCAACCAGACGGTGTATCTTTCAGATAACCTTGAGAACCCGAAACCTCCGTGTATCCGTTGACATGCTCAGGTTGTCTCCGCAACGTCGAGGGGCACCCGGGAAACCGTCAACTCGATGCCGCGCCCGAGCGATAGACCCTTTGATCGGCCTCTCCACGGAGGGCGGAAAACCACCCTGGGAGTTTATTCATGCAACGACTCGTATCGACCTCGGTCCTGGCGGCGATCGCCGCGGCCCTGGGTCTCTTCGGAACGCCGAGCGCATCGGCGGCACCGGCGCCCTCCACCTATGCAAACGTCGAGAAAGCGATCCGAGACGTCAACCATGCCTGGGACCGCAAGGACGTCCCCAGCGACCCCAACGCCCCGGGCTGGGGGGTCTTCTTCGAGGCCATCCTCGGGCAGCTCAAGACGTATTCGGAGGCCCAGACTCCGGAAGCCCGCCTCGTCCCGTTGAACCAGCTCTACCAGATGTCGGCCGCGCTGGCGCCCGTCCCCTGGCAGCCGGCCCAGACGATCCGTGAGGAGCTTCGATCCTGGCTCCGCCCCCGCGTCCAGCTCGCCTGGGCCGAGCGTCGGCTCAACGACCGGCTCCGGGGCCTCCCGCCCACCGACGATCCGGCCCTGCAGGCGAACCGCCAGCGATGGGTCGATTTCGTCGGCGAGGACCTCGGCCAGGCGCTGTCGAAGTACCACGCGGCGTCCACGGTCACCCAGCGGCAGGACGGCCTGAAGGAGATCCACCGCGCCCTGGGCGAGTTGAGCGAGCGGAACGCCGCGCAGCCGTGGCAGCCCTCGGCCGAGCTTCAGGCCGCGATCAACGGCCTGTTCAATCAGCCGAACCTCGACATCACCGCCGACCTCTCGATCGTCCAGCCGATCTTCGACGCCAACCTGGTCACCACCGGCCCGGTCTACCGCAAGGGCTACTGGTCGCAGGTGACGGCCGGCCCCAAGACGGGCTTCGGCCTGCTCCCCAGCGATGACGGCATCCTCTTCTACAACAAGCAGCTCCTCCAGAGCACCACGCCGATCCACGACTTCCAGAACCAGGTGGCCGCCGACGACCAGGGCCGTCGCGCCGCCCGGATGTACCAGTTCTCCGCGACCTCCCTCGACTGGGCCGAGCAGACGGTCTACGCCCTGATCAGCAGCGGGGGCCTGTCGCTCACCCCGATCGCCTCGCACAACGTCAACGCCCAGATCTGCACCACGCCCCAGGCGGGCGGCGGGTTCATGCGGGCGATCGCCGGGCTGGTCGGCTACAACCAGGACCGGATCACGAACGAGGCCTATCAGAAGGCGCTGGCCGAGTTCCGGCAGCGAATCCCCCAGGAGGCCCAGGAGGAAGCCCAGGAGCGGATCGCCGGCGAGATCGCCCAGCGCAACGCCCAGATCCAGCAGTACCTGATCGGCGACAACCTGCTGGCCATTCAGGAGTTCCTCGTCTCCGGGCTGTCGATGCGGTCTCGGCCCGACGCCGTCTACGTCGGCGGCCTGTTCCAGTCCCGCACCGGCGACGCCCAGCGCGGGGCCGACGCCCCGCAGCCGGCGCGGCTCGCCGCCCCCGACGCCGGGCTGACCGCCGACATCCACGTCGGCTCGGTCCTCACCAGCGCGGTCGACGCCCTGTTCCGCCGGCCGGGGGTCCAGAACGTCCAGAACGTCATGATCGTCACCCATGACGTGCCCCCCGGCACGCCCCCGGCCCAGGCCGTGACGATCACCACCAACGTCGACTTCCCGACCTACCTCAAGGCCGTCGAGGAGGCCGTGAAGGCCAAGAACCCCAAGGTCCAGGCCCTGCGGATCCGCCGCCCGGCCCAGCCGCCCGAGTTCGCCGCCGACGCCCGCGGGTTCCTGGTCGCCCTGGTCAAGGACATCGAGATCGACCTCCCCGCCCCCGACCCGTCGACCCAGGCGGGCTCGGCCCTCGGCGCCGGCGCCAAGGTCCTGCGCATGAAGCTGCCCCAGGCGGAGATCGCGCTCTCCTACAACGTGGAGCCCCGCTCCGCGACTTCGTACCACGTCGGTGGCAAGATCGAGGACATCACCGTCCCGCCGACGGCCCAGGTGCTGGCGATCCGCGACGCCGAGGCCGAGGCCGAGGCCAAGCCCCTCAACCGCTTCAGCGGCGCCCTGGTCATCACCGCCGTGCTCGGCCGGCTCCGCACCCAGCCGCTCGACGCGAACCTCGACAACGTCCGCCTGCCGGGCCTGGCCATCCAGTCGGTCTCGCCGGTCGACCCCTCGGGCTGGGTCCGCGTGAACCTCGTGCGGACGACCGAGGAGACGCCCGTCGTGGCCCCGGTCGTCGACGCGACGCCGACGCAGCCGGCCGCCCCGGAGACCGTCGCGGTCGACGCGACGATCCCGATCCAGGTCCAGGTCCCCGCCCAGGCGGCCGTCGTCACCTACGAGCAGCAGTGACCCCGGCCCGATCCCTGATCGAAGCCGCCTGAATCCACGGCCGAGGCGTCCCGGAACCAACCCGCGACGCCTCGGCCGTCTTCGTTTTCGAAGCCCAGCGCCTGATCGGCTCGCCCCCTCGGCCGGCGCTCAGTAGACGACGGTCTCGGCCGCGAGGGCCTCCGGGGTGATGGTGCGGATCGCCTCGGCGGCGCGTTGCACGTCGGCGCGGGAGACGTCCAGGTGGGTGCAGGCCCGGATGGTTTGCGGGCCCAGCGCGGCCACCAGGACGCCGTGCGATTTCAGGTGGGCGGCGATGTCGTCCGCGGTCCCCAGCTCGGGATCGACCGCGACCCAGACCAGGTTCGTCTCCACGCCGTCGAACTCCAGGGCCAGCCCCTCCACCTCCTCGAAGACGTCGGCGAGCAGCCGGGCGTGGGCGTGGTCCTCGGCCAGCCGATCGACGTGGTGGTCGAGCGCGTACAGGGCCCCGGCCGCCAGGATTCCCGCCTGGCGCATCGCGCCTCCCAGGAATTTGCGGAGCTTGCGAGCCCGGTCCATCGCCTCGGCCGTCCCGGCCAGGGCCGAGCCCACCGGCGCGCCGAGGCCCTTGGAGAAGCAGATCGAGACCGTGTCGAACCAGCTTCCCCACTCGTCCGCCGGGACCCCCGAAGCGACCACGGCGTTCATCAGCCGGGCGCCGTCGAGGTGCCTCGCCAGGCCCTCCCCCTTCGCCCACCGCGAGACGGCCGTCACGTCCTCGATCGGGTGGACCCGGCCCCCTCCCCGGTTGTGGGTGTTCTCCAGGGCGACCAGCCGGGTGCGCACCATGTGCAGGTCGTCGGGCCGCACCTCGTCCTCGATATCCGCCAGCCTGAGCAGGCCCGCATCGCCGGGGAAGGTCCGGGCCGTGACGCCCCAGTGACGGGCGATCCCGCCGGCCTCCCACAGGTAGAGGTGGGAAGACTCCGCGCAAAGGAGTTCGTCGCCGGGCCGGGTGTGGAGGCCCACGGCGATCTGGTTGGCCATCGTGCCCGAGGGCGTGAACACGGCCGCTTCCTTGCCGAGCAGCGCGGCCGTCCGGGCCTCCAGCGCCCGGATCGTCGGGTCCTCGCCGTAGACGTCGTCGCCGACCTCGGCCTCCGCCATCGCCCGGCGCATCGCGGGGGTCGGCCTGGTCACGGTGTCGGACCGGAGGTCGATCGGCGGTCGGCTCATCGGCTGCATCTCCCCTGGGGCGTTCGGGTTCTCGACGACCGCGATTGTCCGGCCCGGCGGCCGGCGCGGTCAACCCGGAACCTTCGCCGGTCGACGTTCGCGCCGCTTCCTCGTATCCTGGAGGAGACCGCCGACCCTCCCCCACTTCCCCCCCCCGAGGAACCGCCCGGATGGGCTATCGCTCGCTCGCCGAATGCGTCCAGGACCTCCGACGGACCGGCCAGCTCGTCGACGTCGACGAGGAGGTCGACCCCCATCTCGAAGTCGCCGCGATCCAGCGCCGGGTGTATCAGGCGGGGGGGCCCGCGGTCTACTTCTCTCGGGTGAAGGGGACGCCGTTCCCCATGGTCGGGAACCTGTTCGGGACCATCGACCGCGCCCGGTTCCTGTTCCGCGACACCCTCGAATCGGTCCGCCGACTGGTCGAGGTGAAGGTGGACCCCTCGGCGGCGATGAAGCGGCCCTGGCGCTATCGCGGCCTGCCCGCGACCGCGCTGCGGCTCCTCCCCCGAAAGGTCCGCCGGGGCCCCATCCTCGCGCACCAGACGACCATCTCGCAGCTCCCCGCGCTGACCTCCTGGCCGGACGACGGCGGCCCGTTCGTCACGCTGCCGCTGGTCTACACCGAGGACCCGGACCGCCCCGGGCTGGCGCGGTCGAACCTCGGAATGTACCGAGTCCAGCTCTCGGGGAACGCCTACGAGAGGGATCGGGAGGTCGGACTCCATTACCAGATCCATCGCGGGATCGGCGTCCACCACGCGGCGGCGATCCGCCGGGGCGAGCCGCTGCGGGTCAACGTGGTGGTCGGCGGGCCCCCCGCCATGAGCGTCGCCGCCGTGATGCCGCTCCCGGAGGGACTCCCCGAGCTGGCCTTCGCGGGGGCGCTGGGGGGGCGTCGCGTGGCGATGGTGGCCCCCGAGGGGCGGCTGGCGATGCCCGCCGAGGCCGACTTCGTCATCTCCGGGATCGTCGACCCCGACGCCCGCAAGCCCGAGGGTCCGTTCGGCGACCACCTCGGCTATTACAGCCTGGCCCACGACTTCCCCTTCCTCCGGGTGGACCGGGTCTATCATCGCGAGGGGGCCGTCTGGCCGTTCACGTCGGTCGGCCGCCCCCCGCAGGAGGACACGACGTTCGGCGAGCTGATCCACGACCTGACCGGGCCGATCATCCCCACCGTCCTTCCCGGCCTCCACGCCGTCCACGCCGTCGACGCCGCCGGCGTCCACCCCCTGCTCCTGGCGATCGCCAGCGAGCGCTACGTCCCCTACGCCGAGGTCCGCCAGCCCCAGGAGATCCTGACCGTCGCCAACGCCGTGCTCGGCCAGGGT includes:
- a CDS encoding non-canonical purine NTP pyrophosphatase produces the protein MSDSTASRLPIHLVLGSRNVKKCREMAELIAPPWERRPWMELIRVESIAAHPDAPEVVEDADTFAGNARKKASETALALGLWVLADDSGLAVDALDGAPGVFSARYAGEPCDDDANCRKLLEALADVPDDRRGAAFRCALAISDPEGRIRLESEGSVRGRILRELRGPGGFGYDPMFLIPEYHRSFGELSPLVKHQLSHRSRAFAHLRVGLEKLTREVAAGN
- the argJ gene encoding bifunctional glutamate N-acetyltransferase/amino-acid acetyltransferase ArgJ, with amino-acid sequence MSEASPIVVPQGFRASAVKAGVKPSGGLDLALLAADVPCTAAGTFTTNRVCAAPVRWCRELVPSETIRAVVVNAGNANAATGAQGEANVRRTAEVAAGLVGCDARQVLIASTGVIGHQLPMEKIEAGLRAAAPGLSTDPESFRTAAQAILTTDTRTKIVSRSVGGASLFGMAKGAAMIGPRMATMLAFLTTDARIAPADLQAVLSEAVEESFNCLSVEGHTSTNDTVLLLASGLASSDPLRGEALKSFAGELHDACQTLAQEMAADGEGSTHFITIDVEGCSDREEARTLARAVADSPLVKTAIHGADPNWGRIVSAAGYAGVPFEETELSLWINGVSVYERGTPTAFDAAALSADLRANRAVHLRLLFARGPASIRFWTCDLTAEYVHLNADYTT
- a CDS encoding CRTAC1 family protein, whose protein sequence is MVWIFGVAAWAALALAVAGCGKEGDGEVSEPAGTASPGATRPAGKTAARSSTSAAAKKPARAVSSIAGDRVTLLSDSATLSKQTESSPFRFTEVAQEWGVDFVHFSGMNDEKHFPTANGSGVAVFDHDGDGLLDLYFATQTLLPLGTAEKGPNRLYKNLGGGRYEDVTERSGLGYRGFCHGIIVGDVDNDGDADVFLCNYGPNKLYLNKGDGTFQDVSAAAGVDRPSWSSGGAMLDFDNDGDLDIYVANYGRWNYPEDHQRVGDPEKKIWLYASPRTIVGVKHMLYRNNGDLTFTDVYDQAITVESDVVVGQKEEVDPETGAKKMVDVIEKKRTPNPRSDGHGFGVVAADLNDDGLIDLYVANDMTPNFLFFNRGDGTFEDATELSGAAFDYNGSAQSGMGVDAEDVDGDGLPELLVTNFAQEYATLYQNFGNRGFFDNTAFFGLASDTMPFVKWGTALADFDKDGWPDLFISNGHVDNNRRELNQPIDYEEPPLLFRNMAGKRFRLSTRDVGPYFEKKHVGRGAAFGDLDDDGDVDIVVNEKDGPAAILRNDTPTTNHWVRLALQGTKSNRDAIGSLAIVETPRRTIYRQLKGGVSMESANDPRLLIGVGAEPIDKLTIVWPSGIVSVLEKPELDREHKLVEPADQPPTMPYGQARVKRKAAKEPAAAPPAEAESGPKPVVK
- the ltaE gene encoding low-specificity L-threonine aldolase: MSRPPIDLRSDTVTRPTPAMRRAMAEAEVGDDVYGEDPTIRALEARTAALLGKEAAVFTPSGTMANQIAVGLHTRPGDELLCAESSHLYLWEAGGIARHWGVTARTFPGDAGLLRLADIEDEVRPDDLHMVRTRLVALENTHNRGGGRVHPIEDVTAVSRWAKGEGLARHLDGARLMNAVVASGVPADEWGSWFDTVSICFSKGLGAPVGSALAGTAEAMDRARKLRKFLGGAMRQAGILAAGALYALDHHVDRLAEDHAHARLLADVFEEVEGLALEFDGVETNLVWVAVDPELGTADDIAAHLKSHGVLVAALGPQTIRACTHLDVSRADVQRAAEAIRTITPEALAAETVVY